The Vulcanimicrobium alpinum sequence CCCGTAGGCTTCGTCGACGACGGTGTCGACCAGCGTCATCGGTCCGGGGATCGTGATCTTCAGCGTCCCGCCGGTGAGCGTGCGCGCGAAGCGAACCTCCTCCACGTGCACGGGCGCGACGCGGCGCACTTCACCCGTCACGGTCGGACACACCGCCTCGTATCGGTCGGCGCGTATCCCGCGCTTCTGCCGCTTCGCGGGATCGACGCCGCCGAGCCGTTCAGCGAAGCCGTGCACGAAGTGCTTGCGCGTCTGTTCACCGTCGGTCACGGTGTCGATCCCGGCGCGCAGCTGCTCGCAGACCGCGATGCGGGTCGCGTCGCGCTGCGCTTCGGCGAGTTCGGGACCGTCGAGGCGCCACGTCGGAAAGATGCGTTCGGGCTCGGCAAGCCACGCCGGCTTTGGAAGGCTGCCGGCGATCGTGGTGCGGAACGGCATGGCCCGGTGTTCCGACGTCCGAAGATCACCGGCCTTGCGCTTGGACAAGTTTCTGAAAGTCTCGCGGCTGGCGAAACGGCGCGCGGAAGCGAAAGACGGCATCGAGGCCGGCCGCATCACCAAAGACGGCCGCGCGCTCAAGCCCGGCTACGAGGTGAAAGCCGGCGACGTGCTGGTGCTTCACTACCGCACGAAGTTTCTCACCGTGCGCGTCCTGCTCGTCCCCGAACGCGTCGTGCCGTCGCTCAAGCCCGCCGATCTCTACGAGATCGTCGACGAGCGCAAAGACGATCCCGTCGATTGGCTCGGGTGATCGCACGTGCCTGAACGCGCGCGCCTCTCGGCGGATGCCAAGGACGCGCTGGCGCGCAGCGTTCCGGCCGATCCCGGCGTCCGCGCGGCGCTGCGCGCAGGACTGCGGTACTACGGCGCGCAGGCGCACGACGGCGGCTTCGTCTTCCGCACGCGGCGGCCGGCGGTCGCGCGGCTCGCGCGCACGCTCTTCGAGGAACCGGGGCGCGCCGCGGCGGTGCGCCGCGGACACGACGTGCGGCTCTACCGCGCGACGACGTTCGAGATCGACCTCGGCGGCGACGCGACCGCGCCGCCGCCGAAGCCGAAGCGCCGCGCCGAACGCCGCGCGGAGCTGCGCGCCGCCTTTCTCTGCGCGGGCTCGGTCGCGGCACCGCAGCACGGCTACCATCTCGAGTTCGTGCTCGCCGACGCGGAGCGGGCCGAACGCGTCGCGGCGCTGATCCGCAGCGAGGGGATCGAGCCCGGCCGGATGCTGCGCAAAGCGCGCCGCGTCGTCTATCTCAAAAGCCTCGACGCGATCGTCACCGTGCTCGGCGCGATCGGCGCGTCGGGCGCCGTCTTGCACCTCGAAGACGTGCGCGCCGTGAAGGAGACGAAGAACCGCATCCACCGGCTCGTCAACACCGACGCTGCGAACGTGGTGCGGGCGGCGGCTGCGGCAGCCGCGCAGCGCGAGGCGATCGCCTATCTCGCGGATGCGTACGGCCTGCGCAACCTCACCCCGGCGCTGCGCGAAGCGGCCCAGCTCCGCCTTGCCCATCCCGACGAGACCCTCGCCGAACTCGGCCGGCGCGCCTCGCCGCCGGTCGGCAAGGCGACGATCAACGGCCGCATCGCCGCGCTCGTCCGCCTGGTGAAGCGTTTGCGCGGCGGCCGAGAGGACCTCGAAGTATCCTCCGCCTAAGGACGGCGATCTATGCGCATCGGTATCAACGGGTTCGGCCGCATCGGCCGCAACTTCACCAAGGCCCTCTTCGAGCGGCATCCCGGGATCGAGATCGCCGCGGTCAACGACCTGACCAGCGCCGCCGAGTGCGCGCACCTCTTCAAATACGATTCGAACTACGGGACCTTTCCGGGTGACGTCACCGCGACGTCGGACGGGATCACGATCGACGGCAAGGCGATTCGCATCCTCGCCGAACGCGATCCGGCGAAACTTCCGTGGAAGGACCTCGGCGTCGACGTCATCGTCGAATCGACCGGGATCTTCACCGACGCGGCCAAAGCGCGCGCGCACATCGACGGCGGCGGCGCGAAGAAAGTGATCATCTCCGCGCCCGCCAAGGGCGAAGACATCACGCTGGTGCTCGGCGTGAACGAAGAGCGCTACGATCCCGGCGCGCACCACATCATCTCGAACGCGTCGTGCACGACCAACTGTCTGGCGACGGCGGTGAAGCCGATCGTGGAGAATCTCGGCTGGGTCAAAGGCTTCATGTCGACGATCCACTCGTACACGAACGACCAGAACATCCTCGACGCGCCGCACAAGGATCTGCGCCGCGCCCGCAACGCGGCGACGAACATCGTCCCGACGTCGACCGGCGCCGCCAAGGCGCTCTACCTCACGATCCCCGAGGTGAAGGGGACCTTCGACGGCTTTGCGCTGCGCGTCCCGACGCCGACCGTCTCGATGGTCTACCTGGTCGTGCAGACGAAGAAAGAGACGACGCGCGACGACCTCAACGCGATCCTGCGCGGGGCGGCGTACGGCGCGATGCGCGAGTACGTCGAGTACACCGACCAAGAACTCGTCTCCAGCGATTTCAAGCGCAACCCGCACTCGTCGATCATCGACGGCAAGCTCACGAACGCCAACGGCGACCTCATCCAGATCGCGGCGTGGTACGACAACGAGTGGGGCTACTCGTGCCGCCTCGCCGACTTGGTGCGGATGGTGACCGAGAAGCTGCCGACCGCCGTCGCGTGAGATCGAGCGCGCGCCGCTGAGCGCGGGCGATGTGCACCGTTCTGCTGCTCTCCCGGCCCGGTGACGCGTGGCCGCTGCTCGTCGGCGCCAACCGCGACGAGCGGCGCGACCGCGCGTTCGATCCGCCCGGACGCTGGTGGCGCGATGCGCCCGGGATCCTGGCGGGGCGCGACCGTCTGGGCGGCGGGAGCTGGCTCGGCGTCAACGACGACGGCGTCTTCGCGACGATCGTCAACGGCCCGTCGCGACTGGGTCCGCTCGAAGGCAAGCGCAGCCGCGGAACGCTGGTCGTCGACGCGCTGCGGCACGCCGGCGCCGGCGACGCTGCGGACGCGCTCCGCGCCACGCCGGCCGGCGCGTATCGCGGTTTCACCCTGATCGTCGCCGACCGGCGCGGCGCGTACGCGATCGTCAACGACGAGCGCACGGTCGCGGTGCGTGTGCTCGCGCCGGGCCATCACCTCGTCAGCCCCGAGGGCTGCGACGTCGAGGACGCCCCGCGCTATCGCGCGGCGATGCCCGCGCTGCGCGCCGCATCGCCGCCCGATCCCGGCCGCGACGATTGGGAAGCGTGGCTCGCGCTGCTGCGCGTCACCGACGAGAGCGATCCGCACCGCGGGCTCACAATCGCGGGCGAGGAGTTCGGAACGGTCGCAAGCGCGCTCGTCGGCATCGCGGCCGATCCGCACGCGCCGCCGGTGCTTCATTTCGCCGCTCCCGGCTTCGGCGCACCGTCTCTCCCGGCGAAGGACCCTGCATGAACTTTAAGACCTTGCGCGACGCCGATGTGCGCGGCCGCCGCGTGCTGCTGCGCGAAGACCTCAACGTCCCGATGAAAAACGGTGCGATCGCCGACGAAACGCGGATCACCGCGGCGCTGCCGACGCTGCGCCTCCTGCACGGCCAGGGCGCGAAGACCGTGATCCTCTCGCACCTGGGCCGCCCCGACGGTCAGCGCAACCCGAAGTACTCCCTGCGCCCGCTCGCGCCGCGGCTCTCCGAACTGCTCGGAACGCCGGTCGGCTTCGTCGACGACTGCGTCGGCGACGCGTGCGTCGCCGCTTCGCGCGCACTCCCCGACGGCGGCTTCGTGCTGTTCGAAAACGTGCGCTTCCACGCCGAGGAAGAGCAGAACGATCCGGCGTTCGCGGCCCGGCTCGCCGAATCGGGCGATCTCTACGTCAACGACGCGTTCGGCACGGCGCACCGCGCGCACGCGTCGACGGCGGGCGTCGCAGCGGACCTGCCCGCGTACGCGGGCTTGCTGATGGAGGGCGAGCTTGCGGCGCTCGCGCGGCTCACCGACGAGCCGGTCCATCCGTTCGTGTGCGCGATCGGCGGCGCGAAGGTCGTCGACAAGGTCGGCGTCTTCGAGAATCTCCTCGGGAAAGTCGATGCGTTCGTGATCGGCGGCGGGATGGCGAACACGTTCCTCGCCGCCCAAGGGATCGACGTCGGCGCATCGCTGCGCGATCCCGACCTCGCGCCGGCGCAGCGCATCATTGCCGCGGCGCGGAACGCCGGCGTCTCGCTCCATCTCCCCACCGACGCCGTCGTCGCCGACGCGTTCGACGCCGACGCGACCGCGCGCGTCGTCGCGCTCGACGCGGTCGGGAGCGGGATGATCCTCGACATCGGTCCGGCGAGCGCGCAGGCCTACGCCGCGGTGCTGCGCGGCGCGAAGACGATCGTCTTCAACGGCCCGATGGGCGTCTACGAGAAGCCGCCGTATCAGAACGGGACGCGCACGATCGGCGAAGCGATCGCCGACGCGACGCGGCACGGCGCGATCAGCGTCGTCGGCGGCGGCGACGCGGCGGCCGCCGCGCACGCGCTCGGGTTCGCCGATGCGATGACGCACGTCTCGACCGGCGGCGGCGCGACGCTCGAGTTTCTCGAAGGCAAGACGCTCCCCGGCGTCGCCGCGCTGCTGCGCCCGTGAGCGCGGCGCGCCGGCCGCTGATCGCGGGCAACTGGAAGATGCACAAGACGATCGCGCAGACGCAGGCGTTCATCGCCGATCTGTGCGCGCGTCCGCTCCCGCTCGATGACGTCGACGCGGTGCTGTGCCCGCCGTTCACCGCGCTCGCCGCCGCCGGTGCAGCGCTGGCGGGTTCGCGCGTCGGCCTGGGCGCGCAGAACGTGAGCTGGGCGGAGCAGGGCGCGCTCACCGGCGAGATCGCGCCGGCGATGCTGACCGAATGCGGCGTGCGCTGGGTCGTGATCGGCCACTCCGAACGCCGCGCGATGTTCGGCGAACTCGACGAACGCGTCAAGGAAAAAGCGCGGATCGCCCTCGCGCACGGCCTGACGCCGATCGTCGCGGTCGGCGAAACGGCGGAGGAGCACGCGGCGGGGATCGCGCTCGACAAGGTGCGCCGGCAAGTGCGCGCAGCGTTCGACGGGTTTGCGGACGACGAGATCGCGCGCTGCGTCGTCGCTTACGAACCGATTTGGGCGATCGGGACGGGCAAGGCCGACTCTCCCGAGGAAGCGAACGCCGTGATGGGCGCGATCCGCGCCGACGTCCCGGGCTTGCGCGACGCGCGCATTCTCTACGGCGGCAGCGTCAAACCCGACAACATCGCCGCGTTCGTGTCCCAGCCGCACATCGACGGCGGGCTCGTCGGCGGCGCGAGCCTCGAACCAGCATCGTTCGCAGCCCTGCTCGAGGGAGCGCGCAAAGGAGCCGCCGCGTGAGCCGTCGCCGCCCACTCGTTCTCGCCATCCTCGACGGCTGGGGCACGACCGCGGAGACGCACGGCAACGCGATCGCGGCGGCGGATCTGCCGAACTGGACGCGCTTTCTGGCGACGTATCCGCACGCGCTCCTCGAGGCGAGCGGCGAGGCCGTCGGGCTTCCGGCGGGCGTGATGGGGAACAGCGAGGTCGGCCACATCAACATCGGCAGCGGCCGCGTCGTCCCGCAAGGCGTCGTCGTGATCGACGAGGCGATCGCGAGCGGATCGCTTTCGCGGAATCCGGTGCTCGCCGACTGCTTCGCGCACGTCCGGCGCAGCGGCGGACGCCTGCACCTCCTGGGCCTCGTCTCCGACGGCAAGGTGCATAGTTCGCTCGATCATCTCGAAGCGCTGATCGGCGCGGCGGTCGACGCCGGCGTCCCGTTCGCGATCGACGCCTTCCTCGACGGGCGCGACACGCCGCCGCGCTCGGCGCAAACGTTTCTCGACCGCCTCGAGGCGTACTGCGCGGGGCGCGCGCGGCCCGGCGCGATCGCGACGGTCATCGGCCGCTACTTCGCGATGGACCGCGACAAGCGGTGGGACCGCACGCGCAAGGCGTACGACGCGCTCGCGAAGGGGCAGGCGGAGTTTTACGCGGCGAGCGCGAGCGCCGCGCTGCGCGACGCGTACGCGCGCGGCGAGAACGACGAGTTCGTGCAGCCGACGATCGTCGGCGAGCCGCGGCCGATCGCCGACGGCGACGCCTGCATCTTCTTCAACTTCCGTCCCGACCGCGCGCGTCAGCTGACGCTCGCGTTCAGCGATTCGTCGTTCGAACACTTCCCGGTGCACCGGTACGCCGACTTCGCGTTCGCCACGATGACGCGCTACGAAGAGAACTTTCCGAATCCGGTGCTGTTCGGTCCCCGACCGCAGTTCAACGTGTTCGGCGAAATCGTCGCCGGTGCAGGCCGCACCCAGCTGCGGCTCGCCGAGACCGAAAAGTACGCGCACGTCACGTACTTCTTCAACGGCGGGCGCGAAGACGTGTTCCCGGGCGAAGACCGCATCCTCGTACCCTCCAACCGCGTCGTAGCGACCTACGATCTCGCGCCGGAGATGTCGGCCGCCGACATCACCGCGGCCGCCATCGAAGACGTCTCGCACCGTCGCCACGATCTGATCGTGATGAACTACGCCAACGCCGACATGGTCGGTCACACCGGCGTGTGGGATGCGACGATCTCGGCGCTCGAGACGCTCGACGTCGCGCTCGGCCGGCTCGAGAAGGCGGTGCTCGCCGCCGACGGGATCCTCGCGATCACGTCGGATCACGGAAACGCCGAAGAGAAGCTCGACGCCGACGGCAACCCGCTGACCGCGCACACCACCAACCCCGTCCCGTTTCTGCTGATCGCGAACGGCATTCAAGGACGGCTGACCGCAGGCAAACTCGGCGATGTCGCGCCGACGCTGCTGCCGCTGCTCGGCCTCGACGTTCCGGCGGAGATGACAGGGACGAACCTCCTCGCCTCCGCGGGCACCGAGGAAGTGGCCTAGGGTTTAGGGCGCCGCGTCGAACAGCTTGAGCGCGAGAGCACCGTGCGTGACGGCCGCACCGGCCCGCAGCGCCGATGCGATCAACGCCGTCTCTGCGATCTCTTCCCGCGTCGCGCCGGCCTTCTTCGCCTTGCCGGTGTGCACGTCGAGACAGTACGGACACTGCGTGGTGCACGCGACCGCGAGTGCGAGCAGTTCGCGGTACTTCTGCGGGATCGCACCGTCCTTGCGGCCGACGATCGCATCGAGGGCGGCAAAACCGGCAAAATCCTTCGGCGCGAGTTGCTGCAGATCGGCGACGTGCTGGAGGTCCGCGTGTTCGGCGTAATGAGTCGACATCTGTGTACTCCCCGAGCGCCGGCGCCCCGGCGAGGCGGCAGCGCGACGTCCGCGGCCTCGTGACCGCGGGTCGGACACAGATACGCCGCAATCAGCGCAGACGACTTTAAATCCGCCGGGCGATGAACGGCGGGGAAGCCCGTCGAAGGGGCGCGCCGATGAAGCGCAAACGCCTCGACGCCGCCGCCGGTTTGCTTCGGGAAAAGGCCGGCGGCGATCTCGACTGCGCAATCGTGCTGGGGTCGGGGTTCGGGGCGGTGCTTCGCGACCGGATCGACGGGACGACCATTCCCTATCGAAAGATCGACGGGATGCCGGAACCGACGATCGCCGGCCACGCCGGCGAGGCGCACGTCGGGAGGCTGCACGATAAGCGCGTCGTCGCGTTCAGCGGCCGCTTTCATCTCTACGAAGGCCGCGACGCGACCGAGGTGATCTATCCCGTCGTCGCGGCGGCGCTCGCCGGCGCGAAGACGATCGTGCTGACGAACGCCGCCGGCGGGATCAATGCCGACTACCGCGCCGGCGACGTGATGCTGCTGGTCGACCAGCTCAACCTGACCGGACAGAACCCGCTCACCGGCGTCGAGCTGCTCCCGGGCGCCGGCGCACGGTTCGTCGACATGGTCGACGCCTACGCGCCGCACCTGCGCGAACTGGCGCGTCACATGGCGGCGGAGTACGGGATCGTCCTGCACGACGGCGTCTACGCCGGGCTCACCGGGCCGACGTACGAGACGCCGGCCGAGATCCGCTACCTGCGCACGATCGGCGCCGACGCGGTCGGGATGTCGACGGTACTGGAGACGATCGCCGCCCGCGCGCTCGGACGCGACGTCGTCGGCTTCTCGCTGATCACCAACGTCCACGGCAGCGGCGCGCCGACCTCGCACGACGACGTGCTCGAGGTCTCGCAGCGCAGCGCGGAGGGCGTCGCGCGCCTCGTCGAAGGGATCGTCGCCAACCTCGACCCGGCGCCGCCGGCGGAACCCGTCGAAGAACGCACGTCGTGAGACGGAGATCCGCAGGGCTTGCGTCAGCGCTCTTCTGTTCCGTCCTGACGTGCACGGGGATCGGCGAAGCGGTCGACGGCAGCGTCAACCGCATCAAGAGCTCGGTAGACGCCGCGGTCGTGCCGTCATGGCAAAAGACCGCATCCCCGGCATGGCGGTCGGCATCGCCGTCGGCGGCACGGCGTACGTCCTCAACTACGGCGTGGCCTCGCGCGAGACGCGGCGGCCCGTCACGCGCGACACGCTGTTTGAAATCGGTTCGATCACCAAGTCCTTCACGGCGACGCTCACCGCCTATGCGCAGCGCCGCGGGTACCTCTCGCTCTCGGAGACGACGTCGAAGGTGCTGCCGCAGCTGCGCGGCACCGATTTCGGAAACGTGCGTCTCCTGGCACTGGCGACGCATACGCCCGGCGGTCTGCCGCTGCAAGTGCCGGACAACGTCGGCAACGACGAGCAATTGATCGCGTATCTGCGCGAATGGCATCCGGCGGACGCGCCGGGCACCTACCGTACGTACTCCAACGTCGGGATCGGAACGCTGGGCTTGATCGCTGCACGGAGCATGGGTGGCGACTTTGCAGCGCTG is a genomic window containing:
- a CDS encoding carboxymuconolactone decarboxylase family protein, which produces MSTHYAEHADLQHVADLQQLAPKDFAGFAALDAIVGRKDGAIPQKYRELLALAVACTTQCPYCLDVHTGKAKKAGATREEIAETALIASALRAGAAVTHGALALKLFDAAP
- the gpmI gene encoding 2,3-bisphosphoglycerate-independent phosphoglycerate mutase → MSRRRPLVLAILDGWGTTAETHGNAIAAADLPNWTRFLATYPHALLEASGEAVGLPAGVMGNSEVGHINIGSGRVVPQGVVVIDEAIASGSLSRNPVLADCFAHVRRSGGRLHLLGLVSDGKVHSSLDHLEALIGAAVDAGVPFAIDAFLDGRDTPPRSAQTFLDRLEAYCAGRARPGAIATVIGRYFAMDRDKRWDRTRKAYDALAKGQAEFYAASASAALRDAYARGENDEFVQPTIVGEPRPIADGDACIFFNFRPDRARQLTLAFSDSSFEHFPVHRYADFAFATMTRYEENFPNPVLFGPRPQFNVFGEIVAGAGRTQLRLAETEKYAHVTYFFNGGREDVFPGEDRILVPSNRVVATYDLAPEMSAADITAAAIEDVSHRRHDLIVMNYANADMVGHTGVWDATISALETLDVALGRLEKAVLAADGILAITSDHGNAEEKLDADGNPLTAHTTNPVPFLLIANGIQGRLTAGKLGDVAPTLLPLLGLDVPAEMTGTNLLASAGTEEVA
- a CDS encoding purine-nucleoside phosphorylase, with the protein product MKRKRLDAAAGLLREKAGGDLDCAIVLGSGFGAVLRDRIDGTTIPYRKIDGMPEPTIAGHAGEAHVGRLHDKRVVAFSGRFHLYEGRDATEVIYPVVAAALAGAKTIVLTNAAGGINADYRAGDVMLLVDQLNLTGQNPLTGVELLPGAGARFVDMVDAYAPHLRELARHMAAEYGIVLHDGVYAGLTGPTYETPAEIRYLRTIGADAVGMSTVLETIAARALGRDVVGFSLITNVHGSGAPTSHDDVLEVSQRSAEGVARLVEGIVANLDPAPPAEPVEERTS
- a CDS encoding NRDE family protein, whose protein sequence is MCTVLLLSRPGDAWPLLVGANRDERRDRAFDPPGRWWRDAPGILAGRDRLGGGSWLGVNDDGVFATIVNGPSRLGPLEGKRSRGTLVVDALRHAGAGDAADALRATPAGAYRGFTLIVADRRGAYAIVNDERTVAVRVLAPGHHLVSPEGCDVEDAPRYRAAMPALRAASPPDPGRDDWEAWLALLRVTDESDPHRGLTIAGEEFGTVASALVGIAADPHAPPVLHFAAPGFGAPSLPAKDPA
- the whiA gene encoding DNA-binding protein WhiA, which translates into the protein MPERARLSADAKDALARSVPADPGVRAALRAGLRYYGAQAHDGGFVFRTRRPAVARLARTLFEEPGRAAAVRRGHDVRLYRATTFEIDLGGDATAPPPKPKRRAERRAELRAAFLCAGSVAAPQHGYHLEFVLADAERAERVAALIRSEGIEPGRMLRKARRVVYLKSLDAIVTVLGAIGASGAVLHLEDVRAVKETKNRIHRLVNTDAANVVRAAAAAAAQREAIAYLADAYGLRNLTPALREAAQLRLAHPDETLAELGRRASPPVGKATINGRIAALVRLVKRLRGGREDLEVSSA
- the gap gene encoding type I glyceraldehyde-3-phosphate dehydrogenase — encoded protein: MRIGINGFGRIGRNFTKALFERHPGIEIAAVNDLTSAAECAHLFKYDSNYGTFPGDVTATSDGITIDGKAIRILAERDPAKLPWKDLGVDVIVESTGIFTDAAKARAHIDGGGAKKVIISAPAKGEDITLVLGVNEERYDPGAHHIISNASCTTNCLATAVKPIVENLGWVKGFMSTIHSYTNDQNILDAPHKDLRRARNAATNIVPTSTGAAKALYLTIPEVKGTFDGFALRVPTPTVSMVYLVVQTKKETTRDDLNAILRGAAYGAMREYVEYTDQELVSSDFKRNPHSSIIDGKLTNANGDLIQIAAWYDNEWGYSCRLADLVRMVTEKLPTAVA
- the tpiA gene encoding triose-phosphate isomerase, giving the protein MSAARRPLIAGNWKMHKTIAQTQAFIADLCARPLPLDDVDAVLCPPFTALAAAGAALAGSRVGLGAQNVSWAEQGALTGEIAPAMLTECGVRWVVIGHSERRAMFGELDERVKEKARIALAHGLTPIVAVGETAEEHAAGIALDKVRRQVRAAFDGFADDEIARCVVAYEPIWAIGTGKADSPEEANAVMGAIRADVPGLRDARILYGGSVKPDNIAAFVSQPHIDGGLVGGASLEPASFAALLEGARKGAAA
- a CDS encoding RNA-binding S4 domain-containing protein, whose translation is MRLDKFLKVSRLAKRRAEAKDGIEAGRITKDGRALKPGYEVKAGDVLVLHYRTKFLTVRVLLVPERVVPSLKPADLYEIVDERKDDPVDWLG
- a CDS encoding phosphoglycerate kinase; translation: MNFKTLRDADVRGRRVLLREDLNVPMKNGAIADETRITAALPTLRLLHGQGAKTVILSHLGRPDGQRNPKYSLRPLAPRLSELLGTPVGFVDDCVGDACVAASRALPDGGFVLFENVRFHAEEEQNDPAFAARLAESGDLYVNDAFGTAHRAHASTAGVAADLPAYAGLLMEGELAALARLTDEPVHPFVCAIGGAKVVDKVGVFENLLGKVDAFVIGGGMANTFLAAQGIDVGASLRDPDLAPAQRIIAAARNAGVSLHLPTDAVVADAFDADATARVVALDAVGSGMILDIGPASAQAYAAVLRGAKTIVFNGPMGVYEKPPYQNGTRTIGEAIADATRHGAISVVGGGDAAAAAHALGFADAMTHVSTGGGATLEFLEGKTLPGVAALLRP